The following coding sequences are from one Salinicoccus sp. Bachu38 window:
- a CDS encoding GNAT family N-acetyltransferase, giving the protein MKIREIAPGEAPPMALLLLADPSKKAVASYLDTSECFIAETDDGIVGTYVAGGISDESAEIFNIAVAEEAQGQGIGRTMLLDAIERYEAKGYLWLHIGTGNSSIGQLALYQKCGFRIDGVIRDFFTANYEGKIIENGIWCRDMIRLVKALQCNTEIGG; this is encoded by the coding sequence ATGAAAATTCGTGAGATTGCACCGGGAGAGGCGCCTCCAATGGCGTTGCTGCTCCTGGCGGATCCTTCGAAAAAGGCAGTGGCATCTTATCTGGATACATCCGAGTGCTTTATTGCGGAAACGGATGACGGCATCGTCGGCACCTATGTAGCAGGTGGGATTTCAGATGAGTCGGCGGAAATATTCAATATCGCCGTAGCAGAAGAGGCACAGGGTCAAGGAATCGGAAGGACGATGCTGCTGGATGCGATTGAAAGATATGAGGCAAAAGGATACCTTTGGCTTCATATCGGTACGGGTAATTCGAGCATCGGGCAGCTGGCACTGTACCAGAAATGCGGCTTCAGAATCGATGGCGTAATCAGGGACTTCTTTACGGCCAATTATGAAGGGAAGATCATTGAAAATGGCATATGGTGCCGGGATATGATCCGGCTGGTGAAAGCATTGCAGTGTAATACGGAAATAGGGGGATGA
- a CDS encoding VOC family protein yields the protein MTGVEIDMVVRDSVKALRLYERIFDLAPIEVTDFPRGENEVVFTLYGVRFHMLDENPEFELIAPQPDDPKPIWFNIMVEDIKETYERAMEAGCQEVQPVTEIADHGVSNAIFSDPFGYLWMLHEIHEEVDFDKRVNLWEEREN from the coding sequence GTGACTGGTGTCGAAATCGATATGGTCGTCCGGGACAGCGTGAAAGCATTGAGGCTCTATGAGCGTATATTCGACCTGGCGCCCATTGAAGTCACCGATTTTCCAAGAGGCGAGAATGAAGTTGTGTTTACCTTATATGGTGTACGGTTCCACATGCTGGATGAGAACCCCGAATTCGAGCTGATAGCACCACAACCGGATGATCCGAAACCGATATGGTTCAACATCATGGTGGAGGACATAAAGGAAACATATGAAAGAGCGATGGAAGCGGGGTGCCAGGAAGTCCAGCCGGTGACAGAAATTGCCGATCATGGTGTATCGAACGCCATATTCAGCGATCCTTTCGGTTATCTTTGGATGCTGCATGAGATACATGAGGAAGTGGACTTCGATAAACGGGTGAATCTTTGGGAAGAACGGGAGAATTAG
- a CDS encoding tRNA dihydrouridine synthase, giving the protein MKDNFWKELPRPFFVLAPMEEVTDVVFRHVVAEAARPDVFFTEFTNSDSYCHPKGRHSVQGRLTFTEDEQPLVAHIWGDRPEHFREMSIGMAEAGFKGVDLNMGCPVPNVAGDGKGSGLIQRPEVAAELIEAAKAGGLPVSVKTRLGYTEIDEWRTWLKHVLEQDIANLSIHLRTRKEMSKYDAHWELIPEIRQLRDEIAPETLLTINGDIPDYETGMALVEKYGVDGVMIGRGIFKNPFAFEKEPKKHDSRELLDLLRIHLDLHDEYAHLGLRKYTALHRFFKIYVKGFRGASALRNELMNTKSTDEARALLDQFEQNSEDIL; this is encoded by the coding sequence ATGAAAGATAATTTTTGGAAGGAGCTTCCACGACCGTTCTTTGTGCTGGCGCCGATGGAGGAAGTGACGGATGTGGTCTTCCGACATGTAGTGGCTGAAGCGGCGCGGCCTGATGTGTTCTTCACTGAGTTCACGAACTCGGACAGCTACTGTCATCCTAAGGGTAGGCATAGCGTCCAGGGCCGACTGACTTTCACGGAAGATGAACAGCCGCTCGTTGCCCATATATGGGGAGACAGGCCGGAGCATTTCCGTGAGATGAGCATCGGCATGGCTGAAGCGGGATTCAAGGGCGTCGACCTCAACATGGGTTGTCCTGTCCCGAACGTTGCCGGAGATGGCAAGGGCAGCGGCCTCATCCAGCGTCCGGAAGTCGCAGCTGAACTCATCGAGGCGGCAAAGGCAGGGGGCCTGCCGGTCAGTGTGAAGACGCGCCTTGGCTATACGGAGATAGATGAATGGAGGACATGGCTCAAGCATGTGCTGGAGCAGGACATTGCCAACCTTTCCATCCACTTGCGTACACGCAAGGAAATGAGCAAATACGATGCCCACTGGGAACTGATTCCTGAAATCAGGCAGCTGAGGGATGAGATCGCCCCAGAGACGTTGCTGACGATCAACGGAGACATCCCGGATTATGAAACGGGGATGGCACTCGTCGAGAAGTATGGTGTCGATGGAGTCATGATCGGCCGTGGCATCTTCAAAAATCCATTCGCTTTTGAAAAGGAACCAAAAAAGCATGACAGCAGGGAACTGCTCGATCTTCTGAGGATACACCTTGATCTGCATGATGAGTATGCACATCTCGGCCTCCGCAAATATACGGCACTCCACCGCTTCTTCAAGATATATGTCAAAGGCTTCAGGGGCGCAAGCGCTTTGAGAAACGAACTGATGAATACAAAATCGACAGACGAAGCACGCGCGCTGCTTGATCAGTTCGAGCAGAACTCTGAAGATATTTTGTAA